A DNA window from Insulibacter thermoxylanivorax contains the following coding sequences:
- the glyQ gene encoding glycine--tRNA ligase subunit alpha — translation MNFQQMILTLQEFWAEHNCIILQPYDVEKGAGTMNPMTFLRSIGPEPWNVAYVEPSRRPTDGRYGDNPNRLYQHHQFQVIMKPSPDNIQEIYLDSLKRLGIDPLHHDIRFVEDNWESPTLGAWGLGWEVWLDGMEVTQFTYFQQVGGLDAQPVSVEITYGLERLASYIQDKENVYDLEWVDGITYGDVFHQNEYEQSKYTFEISDVKMLFTLFNTYEEEAKRAIEAELVLPAYDYVLKCSHTFNLLDARGAISVTERTGYIMRVRNLARQVAKAYYESREKLGFPLLKGSTSSVEGVEAHDQ, via the coding sequence ATGAATTTCCAACAGATGATCCTAACCTTGCAGGAGTTCTGGGCTGAGCACAACTGCATCATCTTGCAGCCCTATGACGTAGAGAAAGGTGCGGGGACGATGAACCCGATGACCTTCCTTCGCAGCATCGGCCCCGAACCGTGGAATGTCGCTTATGTGGAGCCTTCCCGGCGGCCGACGGACGGCAGATACGGGGATAATCCCAACCGTTTATATCAACACCATCAGTTCCAAGTGATCATGAAACCTTCTCCCGATAACATTCAAGAGATCTACCTGGACAGCTTGAAGAGACTGGGCATTGATCCGCTTCACCATGATATCCGCTTCGTCGAGGATAACTGGGAATCCCCGACCCTGGGTGCTTGGGGACTGGGATGGGAAGTGTGGCTGGACGGCATGGAAGTCACGCAATTCACTTATTTCCAGCAAGTCGGCGGGCTTGATGCGCAACCCGTCTCCGTGGAGATCACCTATGGGCTGGAGCGTCTCGCTTCCTATATCCAGGACAAGGAGAATGTCTACGACCTGGAATGGGTGGACGGCATCACCTACGGCGACGTCTTCCATCAGAATGAATACGAACAATCGAAGTACACCTTTGAGATCTCCGATGTGAAGATGCTCTTCACGCTGTTCAACACCTATGAGGAGGAAGCGAAGCGGGCGATTGAGGCAGAGCTTGTTCTTCCGGCGTATGATTATGTTCTGAAATGCTCCCATACCTTCAACTTGCTGGATGCACGCGGCGCGATCAGCGTGACAGAGCGAACCGGGTATATCATGCGCGTGCGCAATCTCGCGCGGCAAGTGGCGAAAGCTTATTATGAATCCCGGGAGAAGCTCGGTTTCCCATTGCTTAAAGGTTCGACATCTTCGGTGGAGGGGGTAGAAGCACATGACCAATGA